From a region of the Burkholderiaceae bacterium DAT-1 genome:
- a CDS encoding DUF3369 domain-containing protein, whose amino-acid sequence MANFLKKKTGESQASGDDEDWLEDDSTDKADVGEVKAGWDVLIVDDDPGVHDVTRLAISGIEYKGRKLRLHSAFNEPECIAKLRELPDVALILLDVVMEKDDSGLRLVKVIREEMKNHLVRIVLRTGQPGQAPEQDVILSYDINDYKSKTELSVQKLFTSVIASLRSYESMVAIERNRRGLNCILEGTSNLYQHHSLKEFASGVLDQVSALLNVGTQGIICVTETDIGQHVNLKVLAATGVYNGLQECDLIPAHHPAYNPMLDGLEKQHSTFNYPHEVLYLSTKAGKNFVVYFNCQTSISEVDKHLLEIFCDRISAAFDNLFFHSQMLSALEATVIALADLAEYRDTDTGEHVLRVKTLTSLTARKLFENGHYAHILTPGYIDLLGTASILHDVGKVGTPDHVLFKPGKHDPEERRIMEQHSRVGGHILSKAAQMVEGTTYLSLGAEIAQTHHEHWDGNGYPAGLKGNDIPLSGRIVAVVDVFDALINKRPYKEPWSKEDATAYLIERKGKQFDPLVVDAYLDVIKEMD is encoded by the coding sequence ATGGCCAACTTCCTCAAAAAGAAAACCGGCGAATCCCAAGCATCTGGCGATGATGAAGATTGGCTCGAAGATGACAGCACCGACAAAGCAGACGTCGGTGAAGTGAAGGCCGGCTGGGATGTGCTGATTGTGGATGATGACCCCGGCGTCCATGACGTCACCCGCCTGGCGATTAGTGGCATTGAGTACAAAGGCCGTAAACTTCGCCTTCATTCTGCCTTTAACGAGCCCGAATGCATCGCAAAATTGCGGGAGCTACCCGATGTCGCCTTGATTCTGCTTGATGTGGTCATGGAAAAGGATGACTCGGGACTCAGGCTGGTCAAAGTGATCCGAGAGGAAATGAAGAATCATCTGGTGCGAATCGTCCTGCGGACGGGTCAACCCGGACAGGCGCCCGAACAAGATGTCATCCTGTCATACGATATTAACGACTACAAGTCCAAGACAGAGCTATCTGTGCAGAAGCTGTTTACTAGCGTCATTGCCTCACTGCGCTCCTATGAAAGCATGGTCGCCATTGAACGCAACCGTCGTGGCCTGAATTGCATACTGGAAGGTACAAGTAATCTATATCAGCATCATTCATTGAAAGAATTTGCTTCGGGGGTACTCGATCAGGTCAGTGCATTATTGAATGTAGGGACACAGGGGATCATCTGCGTTACGGAAACGGATATCGGGCAACATGTTAATCTCAAGGTACTCGCAGCAACAGGCGTATATAACGGGCTGCAGGAATGTGATCTGATTCCCGCTCATCACCCAGCTTATAATCCCATGCTGGATGGACTCGAAAAGCAGCATTCAACTTTTAATTATCCACACGAGGTGCTTTATCTATCGACGAAAGCGGGTAAAAACTTTGTCGTATATTTTAATTGTCAAACCTCCATCTCAGAAGTAGACAAGCATTTGCTTGAAATATTCTGCGACCGCATTTCAGCCGCATTTGATAATCTCTTTTTCCATTCGCAAATGCTGAGTGCACTTGAAGCCACCGTGATTGCCCTCGCAGATTTAGCAGAATATCGAGATACTGATACCGGCGAACATGTCTTGCGCGTGAAAACACTGACCAGCCTGACCGCGCGCAAATTGTTTGAAAATGGGCACTATGCTCATATTCTGACGCCAGGTTATATAGATCTGCTGGGCACAGCCAGCATATTGCACGATGTCGGGAAAGTGGGTACGCCTGACCATGTTCTCTTCAAGCCGGGCAAACATGATCCGGAGGAACGGAGAATCATGGAGCAACACTCGCGCGTTGGCGGCCATATTCTGAGCAAAGCCGCACAAATGGTCGAAGGAACCACATACCTGAGTTTAGGTGCTGAAATCGCCCAGACCCATCATGAGCATTGGGATGGAAATGGTTATCCTGCCGGACTAAAAGGTAACGATATTCCGCTGTCCGGCAGAATCGTGGCGGTAGTCGATGTGTTCGATGCCTTGATTAATAAGCGCCCATATAAAGAGCCATGGTCAAAGGAAGATGCGACAGCCTATCTGATCGAGCGTAAAGGCAAACAATTCGACCCACTCGTGGTTGATGCCTATCTGGACGTTATCAAAGAGATGGATTAA
- a CDS encoding response regulator yields MSKSILIIDDDPYTVSLMTAVLGDFFQVKHADSGQEGLKMAHAIQPQLILLDVEMSGMDGYEVCGILKSDPATADLPVIFISANDDPDSILKGYDCGGADYIVKPFDPKLLRRKITIFLRFLEEKRSLEEKAQAASKTAMTALINLGDVGRILTFLRDTVSVTGYSDIAEASLRLFEDAGLDASIQLRSHEGCLSKTIKGICSPLEEQVLSNMATCGRIVDLGKRSAFNFPHVTIIIRNMPRDDPMEYARVKDNAAIVVEIIELHMQSLTFTFDTIKRGDDLLNIVHRSASALRDIEQRQRRQREASENILNQLVNDIEDAFVYMGLSETQELQLQKLARDAIGQAQTLNKEFVETDSIMQSLGEGMDAMLQQELQGASEASLDSGSRIELF; encoded by the coding sequence ATGAGCAAGTCCATTCTGATCATTGACGATGATCCGTATACCGTCAGCCTGATGACTGCCGTTTTGGGAGACTTCTTTCAGGTCAAGCATGCAGACAGCGGGCAGGAAGGTTTGAAAATGGCGCACGCCATTCAGCCCCAGCTCATCTTACTGGATGTCGAAATGAGTGGAATGGATGGTTATGAGGTCTGCGGCATCCTCAAAAGCGATCCCGCCACTGCCGATCTACCGGTAATCTTCATCTCAGCAAACGATGATCCGGATAGCATTCTGAAGGGGTATGACTGTGGGGGGGCTGACTACATTGTCAAACCCTTCGATCCCAAATTGCTTCGACGGAAGATCACCATCTTCCTGCGTTTCCTTGAAGAAAAGCGGTCGCTAGAAGAAAAGGCTCAAGCAGCCTCCAAAACGGCCATGACCGCATTGATTAATCTCGGTGATGTAGGCCGGATTCTCACCTTTCTGCGCGATACGGTAAGTGTCACCGGCTACAGTGATATCGCCGAAGCCAGCTTGCGACTATTTGAAGATGCAGGTCTCGATGCCAGTATCCAACTCCGGTCTCATGAAGGATGTTTGTCGAAGACGATTAAAGGAATCTGTTCGCCACTAGAAGAACAGGTGCTTTCCAATATGGCCACCTGCGGCCGAATTGTCGATCTGGGAAAGCGTTCCGCGTTCAACTTTCCACATGTAACCATCATCATCCGCAATATGCCACGCGATGACCCCATGGAGTACGCCCGAGTCAAAGATAACGCCGCCATCGTGGTGGAAATCATCGAGCTGCACATGCAGTCGCTGACCTTTACCTTTGATACGATTAAACGCGGGGATGATTTACTTAATATCGTGCATCGCAGCGCGTCCGCATTGCGCGACATCGAGCAACGCCAGCGACGCCAGCGGGAGGCCAGCGAAAATATCCTGAACCAGTTGGTCAACGATATTGAGGATGCTTTTGTCTACATGGGATTGAGCGAAACCCAAGAACTGCAGCTACAAAAGCTGGCGCGCGATGCAATCGGACAGGCGCAGACGCTGAATAAGGAATTTGTTGAAACCGATTCCATCATGCAATCACTTGGTGAAGGCATGGATGCCATGCTACAGCAGGAATTGCAGGGTGCCAGCGAGGCGTCACTGGATAGCGGCAGCCGCATCGAACTTTTCTAG
- a CDS encoding pseudouridine synthase produces MNRQKTCVTTPLPIRDGIAPSFVNLPAGSWRTLGEFLTARFPHLPAEALLDKLTRGEIIDDIGQTLAPEQPYQAGGRLWYYREVPPEIPVPFEATILYRDDRIVVADKPHFLPTTPGGKYLKESLLYRLRNELGLPDLTVLHRLDRETAGIVVCCIHPEHRGAYQTLFESRAVQKTYEAIAPLPDHGRDEWTRRSRIETGDPFHVMREVDGTPNAETHFKLIEADASMGRYQLSPLTGKKHQLRVHMAASGIPILHDSLYPDVLYREDSDYSQPLQLHACSISFKDPFNGVLRNFVSMYKLPPI; encoded by the coding sequence TTGAACAGACAGAAGACCTGTGTGACGACACCACTTCCCATTCGCGATGGCATTGCGCCCAGTTTTGTCAATCTGCCTGCCGGAAGCTGGCGGACGTTGGGTGAGTTCCTGACTGCGCGATTCCCGCATCTGCCTGCAGAGGCTTTGCTGGATAAACTGACGCGTGGCGAGATTATAGACGATATCGGGCAGACGCTTGCGCCTGAGCAACCCTATCAGGCTGGCGGACGACTCTGGTATTACCGCGAAGTGCCGCCTGAGATACCGGTTCCCTTCGAGGCCACCATTCTGTATCGCGATGATCGGATTGTGGTGGCGGACAAGCCGCACTTTCTGCCGACGACGCCGGGTGGGAAATACCTCAAAGAGTCTCTGCTATACCGGTTGCGCAACGAACTCGGTTTACCTGATCTAACGGTTTTACATCGACTGGATCGTGAAACGGCCGGGATTGTGGTGTGTTGCATCCATCCCGAGCATCGGGGCGCGTATCAAACACTTTTTGAGTCGCGAGCAGTACAAAAAACCTATGAGGCCATTGCACCTCTGCCTGACCATGGACGGGATGAATGGACTCGCCGAAGCCGCATTGAGACTGGCGACCCTTTTCATGTCATGCGTGAAGTCGATGGAACGCCCAATGCCGAAACACACTTCAAATTGATCGAAGCGGATGCTTCAATGGGCCGATACCAGTTATCGCCATTGACCGGTAAAAAACATCAGCTACGGGTTCATATGGCGGCCAGCGGAATTCCGATATTGCACGATAGTCTATATCCAGATGTGTTGTATCGAGAGGACAGTGATTACTCACAGCCATTGCAGCTGCATGCGTGTTCAATTTCATTCAAAGACCCATTTAACGGGGTATTACGTAATTTTGTAAGTATGTACAAATTACCGCCCATCTAA
- a CDS encoding ABC transporter substrate-binding protein codes for MPGIAWIIPVLLSLITFGQVSAESGITENEIILGQSAALTGPAAELGKGVSRGAKAYFDWINQKGGVNGRKIRLISFDDGYEPERAEANTRRLIERDGVFALFGYVGTPTSNASLPLVNQEKIPFIGAYTGADSLRNPFNKYIFNVRAGYKDEAVHVVNSLIQMGLKSVNVFYQNDSYGNAGLKAIQLAAVGKDVQINALATVQRNSVDVAKAIDELIVKRPAQAVFMVSSYKSCAAFIAAARAKNFIGPFYNVSFVGTEALIDELHKDTSGVMVTQVMPSPYNPTLPITIEYKKVLAAAGMTKVDYMSLEGFIAAKVMVEGLKRSGRGVTRERLISVMETLSDYDLGGFRIKFSNSNHNGSQYVDFTILDKDGHIHS; via the coding sequence ATGCCGGGCATCGCATGGATTATTCCTGTACTTCTGTCTTTGATTACATTCGGCCAAGTAAGTGCTGAAAGTGGCATTACAGAGAATGAAATTATTCTCGGCCAGTCCGCGGCACTCACCGGACCGGCAGCAGAACTTGGCAAAGGTGTATCCAGAGGCGCGAAGGCCTATTTCGATTGGATTAATCAGAAGGGCGGTGTAAATGGCCGTAAAATCCGATTAATCAGCTTTGATGATGGCTATGAACCAGAGCGGGCTGAGGCAAATACTCGCCGTCTCATTGAGCGGGATGGCGTATTTGCGCTATTTGGCTATGTGGGGACCCCAACTTCAAATGCATCCTTGCCGCTGGTTAATCAGGAAAAAATTCCGTTTATTGGGGCGTACACAGGTGCGGATAGTCTTCGCAATCCCTTCAATAAATACATCTTTAATGTTCGCGCGGGATATAAGGATGAAGCCGTACATGTGGTGAATTCGTTGATACAAATGGGTTTGAAGTCTGTCAATGTCTTCTACCAGAACGATTCCTACGGTAATGCCGGATTAAAAGCGATTCAGTTGGCAGCTGTCGGGAAAGATGTGCAGATCAATGCACTTGCAACCGTGCAGCGTAATAGTGTCGACGTCGCAAAGGCGATAGATGAACTGATTGTTAAGCGACCCGCTCAGGCAGTTTTCATGGTGAGCTCGTACAAGTCATGCGCTGCATTTATTGCAGCCGCTCGCGCAAAAAACTTTATCGGCCCATTTTACAATGTCAGTTTTGTGGGAACGGAAGCGCTGATTGATGAACTGCATAAGGATACCAGTGGTGTGATGGTAACTCAGGTGATGCCGTCGCCTTATAATCCGACGCTGCCCATCACCATTGAATACAAAAAAGTATTGGCGGCTGCCGGAATGACCAAGGTCGACTACATGAGCCTTGAAGGATTTATTGCCGCAAAAGTAATGGTTGAAGGATTGAAGCGATCGGGCAGAGGGGTGACACGTGAGCGCCTGATTTCTGTCATGGAAACCTTATCAGACTACGATCTTGGCGGCTTTCGCATAAAGTTCTCCAATTCCAATCATAATGGATCGCAGTATGTGGATTTCACCATTCTGGATAAGGATGGACATATCCATAGTTAA
- a CDS encoding OFA family MFS transporter — translation MSLFALLDKRHSVADSDFNRWLIPPAALAIHLSIGQAYAFSVFNSPLNKAFGWSIPDLGWIFSIAIVFLGLSAAVGGKWLERVGPRAAMFLAALCFGGGFMVSALGMHLKQLWLLYAGYGVLGGIGLGLGYISPVSTLIKWFPDRRGMATGMAIMGFGGGAMIGAPLAVMLMDHFKSADHPGMIETFIAMGLIYTVYMVIGAFTVRIPAEGWKPAGFEPKVETNKLTHTDYVHVDHVHKTPQFWLLWCVLCLNVTAGIGVLGQASLMIQEVFKGTVTAAAAAGFVGLLSLFNMGGRFVWSSLSDKIGRKSTYMIFFVLGAALYALVPGAGASGNVALFVGLYALILSMYGGGFASIPAYLSDLFGTRFVGAIHGRLLTAWSLAGVLGPVIVNYMRDYQLAQGVAKAQAYNTTMFVMAGLLLVGCICNACVKSVHARHVSSENV, via the coding sequence ATGTCTCTGTTTGCCTTACTCGACAAACGGCACAGTGTTGCCGACAGCGATTTTAATCGCTGGCTTATTCCACCAGCTGCGCTGGCAATTCACCTTTCCATTGGACAGGCCTATGCCTTTTCAGTGTTTAATTCGCCGCTTAATAAAGCATTCGGATGGTCTATACCCGATTTGGGATGGATTTTTTCGATTGCCATTGTTTTTCTGGGTTTATCTGCAGCAGTTGGCGGTAAATGGCTGGAACGAGTCGGGCCCCGTGCAGCCATGTTTCTTGCTGCACTCTGCTTTGGTGGCGGCTTTATGGTGTCTGCACTCGGCATGCACCTGAAGCAACTGTGGCTGCTGTATGCCGGTTATGGCGTACTGGGTGGGATTGGTCTTGGACTGGGGTATATCTCTCCTGTCTCCACGCTGATTAAGTGGTTTCCGGATCGTCGCGGTATGGCAACAGGCATGGCCATCATGGGATTTGGCGGTGGTGCAATGATCGGGGCGCCGCTTGCAGTCATGCTAATGGACCATTTCAAGTCCGCTGATCATCCGGGCATGATCGAAACCTTCATCGCCATGGGTCTCATTTATACCGTCTATATGGTGATTGGTGCGTTTACGGTGCGAATCCCCGCTGAAGGCTGGAAGCCAGCCGGCTTTGAGCCAAAGGTGGAAACCAACAAGCTGACGCATACCGATTACGTGCATGTCGATCATGTACACAAAACGCCACAGTTCTGGCTGTTATGGTGCGTACTCTGCCTGAATGTAACTGCTGGCATTGGTGTGCTGGGACAGGCTTCGCTGATGATTCAGGAAGTGTTCAAAGGCACTGTGACGGCTGCGGCCGCTGCGGGCTTTGTCGGTTTGCTCTCATTATTCAATATGGGTGGTCGCTTCGTGTGGTCGAGTCTCTCTGACAAAATCGGGCGCAAATCGACATACATGATCTTCTTTGTGCTGGGTGCTGCCTTGTATGCACTGGTACCAGGTGCCGGTGCTTCGGGTAATGTTGCCCTGTTTGTCGGTCTGTATGCACTGATTCTATCTATGTATGGCGGCGGCTTTGCCAGTATTCCCGCCTATCTTTCCGACTTGTTCGGTACACGATTTGTGGGCGCAATTCACGGCCGCCTGTTGACTGCCTGGTCGCTTGCCGGGGTGCTTGGCCCGGTCATTGTCAATTACATGCGCGATTATCAACTTGCTCAGGGCGTTGCCAAAGCACAAGCCTATAACACCACCATGTTCGTAATGGCGGGGTTACTGCTGGTTGGTTGTATCTGCAATGCATGCGTTAAATCAGTGCATGCCCGTCATGTTTCATCGGAGAACGTATGA
- a CDS encoding HAMP domain-containing histidine kinase, protein MTGKIQYRLYAIFLAVISLSLGLSGGYSYYQTSSRLEAEYLRTKHDLTERLRKSLILPAWELDTQTVAEIIAPEIRADIVAIEVKLTAAQARIHAGQHPKADAEHIYWYRFPLHYTTSKGAEAIGDVHFAMSYLARDIQLRDAVMQKVAEIALLDVLILFTLYISMQQLVFEPLRRFGKALDDNARITSGHVELLEDEVDNEFSALRRSVNVIAKRLEGDIQHRIASEEALRKALADLQQAQDILVENEKMAALGGLVAGVAHEINTPLGITLTSASVLQKSLDEIQASMTSGKLKKSDLEHVLSTFAESTRLITLNTERAAQLVQSFKQVAVDQTSEMRRAFLLDEYLHEVVESLRPKLKKLPINVHIECEESIHMDSYPGAIAQVITNLMVNASMHAFDDHASGNLTLCGVQEAERIKLSVSDDGCGIPSENLKKIFEPFFTTKRNAGGSGLGLHIVYNIVTKQLGGHIAVESSPGHGTRFTITMPATA, encoded by the coding sequence ATGACGGGAAAGATTCAGTACAGGCTGTATGCCATCTTTTTGGCCGTAATCAGCCTGTCGCTTGGCCTATCGGGTGGGTATTCCTACTACCAGACCTCCAGTCGACTTGAAGCAGAATACCTGCGCACCAAGCATGATCTGACCGAGCGTCTCCGAAAGAGTTTGATCCTTCCAGCATGGGAGCTGGATACCCAAACTGTTGCGGAAATTATTGCGCCGGAAATTCGAGCAGATATCGTCGCGATTGAAGTCAAGCTCACAGCGGCGCAGGCCAGAATTCATGCAGGTCAGCATCCCAAGGCTGATGCTGAGCACATCTACTGGTATCGCTTTCCGCTACATTACACAACCAGCAAGGGCGCCGAAGCAATCGGCGACGTACACTTTGCGATGTCTTATCTGGCACGGGATATTCAACTTCGCGATGCCGTGATGCAGAAGGTTGCTGAGATTGCGCTGCTGGATGTACTGATTTTGTTCACGCTGTACATCAGCATGCAACAACTGGTGTTTGAGCCACTTCGGCGCTTTGGCAAAGCACTCGACGACAACGCCCGCATTACCAGTGGACACGTTGAACTGCTTGAGGACGAGGTGGATAACGAGTTCAGTGCCCTGCGGCGATCGGTGAATGTCATTGCGAAGCGGCTGGAAGGCGATATCCAGCACCGGATTGCCAGTGAGGAAGCATTGCGTAAAGCATTGGCAGACCTTCAGCAAGCGCAGGACATTCTGGTTGAAAACGAAAAAATGGCTGCGCTGGGCGGCCTCGTTGCAGGGGTAGCGCATGAGATCAACACGCCACTTGGAATTACCCTCACCAGCGCGAGCGTACTGCAAAAAAGTCTGGATGAAATTCAGGCATCCATGACAAGTGGCAAATTAAAAAAATCAGATTTGGAACACGTGTTAAGCACGTTTGCAGAGTCAACGCGGCTCATCACACTCAACACAGAGCGAGCCGCTCAGCTTGTTCAAAGCTTTAAGCAAGTGGCGGTTGATCAAACCAGCGAGATGCGCAGAGCATTTCTGCTTGATGAATATCTGCACGAAGTGGTTGAAAGCCTCAGGCCGAAACTCAAAAAGCTGCCGATCAACGTACATATTGAGTGCGAAGAAAGCATCCATATGGACAGTTATCCGGGCGCCATCGCGCAAGTCATTACCAACTTGATGGTCAATGCCAGCATGCATGCATTTGATGATCATGCATCAGGCAATCTGACCTTATGCGGCGTGCAAGAAGCCGAACGCATCAAATTATCCGTCAGTGATGACGGATGCGGCATCCCTTCGGAAAACCTGAAAAAGATTTTTGAGCCTTTTTTTACCACCAAACGTAATGCAGGTGGCAGTGGCTTGGGGCTGCACATTGTCTACAACATTGTGACCAAACAACTGGGTGGTCACATCGCCGTTGAGTCGAGTCCCGGGCATGGCACCCGGTTCACCATCACCATGCCGGCGACAGCGTAG
- a CDS encoding alpha/beta hydrolase — protein sequence MNKQLPLHFSHANGFPAGSYRKFLRAFEADFDIGCIDKLGHDPRFPVTDGWPHLITQTIEFIEQRYDQPVIGLGHSLGGFLSFLAAIKRPDLFRAVVMLDAPVFSKRVSTMLWLSKRIGIIDRITPGHGTLTRRSAWANRKETLAHFQAKRNFSTFDPDCLRDYVDSVTRETTDGVALSFEPVVEHAIYCGLPDYFPQLRGQLKTPAAFIGATGSTYVRSADIEHMKRHFGMKVSMFEGGHLFPLEKPEAAAIAVRATIDDLLGANGKVHCPD from the coding sequence ATGAACAAGCAGTTACCCTTGCATTTCAGCCATGCCAATGGCTTTCCTGCCGGCAGCTACCGCAAGTTTCTGCGCGCGTTCGAGGCAGATTTCGACATCGGGTGTATCGACAAGTTGGGGCATGACCCGCGTTTTCCGGTCACCGATGGCTGGCCGCATCTGATTACCCAGACAATTGAATTCATCGAACAACGCTACGATCAGCCTGTCATCGGGCTTGGGCATTCGCTAGGCGGTTTTTTGTCGTTTCTGGCGGCGATCAAGCGGCCAGACTTGTTTCGCGCGGTGGTGATGCTGGATGCGCCCGTGTTCAGCAAGCGCGTCTCCACGATGCTGTGGTTGTCCAAGCGCATTGGTATCATCGATCGCATCACGCCCGGACATGGCACACTGACGCGCCGAAGTGCTTGGGCAAACAGAAAAGAGACTCTGGCGCATTTTCAGGCCAAGCGTAATTTCTCGACGTTTGATCCGGATTGTTTGCGCGACTACGTCGACTCCGTTACCCGCGAGACGACTGACGGTGTGGCGCTCAGTTTCGAACCTGTGGTGGAACATGCGATTTATTGCGGCCTGCCTGATTATTTCCCGCAATTGCGCGGCCAGTTGAAGACGCCAGCGGCTTTTATCGGGGCGACAGGCTCGACCTATGTGCGATCAGCCGATATCGAGCATATGAAGCGGCACTTTGGCATGAAAGTGTCGATGTTTGAAGGCGGGCATTTGTTTCCACTGGAGAAGCCAGAAGCGGCCGCAATAGCTGTCCGAGCGACGATTGATGATTTGCTTGGTGCCAATGGCAAAGTACACTGTCCGGATTGA
- a CDS encoding GPI inositol-deacylase has translation MANQYHLLPKDLAALNQLVADGIVGMTDVVEAMHCAISPAQSLRSTPSTNASGITGLVYHSVRGVSRLVAGAINVLAHPIARYLPEPASSYQREAVVAAMNGVLGDHLDATGNSLAITMQLRANGVVISDFAGLNDHLMVFIHGLCMNDLAWPRDTHCAALAAACGASPLYLHYNTGRHISSNGQAFASLLEALTKHGRPPVKRITLVGHSMGGLVARSAVYAARVQAFIWPELLSNMVFLGTPHHGAPLERGGNWIDLLLGRFAYTAPLARLGQLRSAGITDLRHGNLLDVDWQGAGRFEHAHDQRQPVPLPEGADCVAIAATLGRENSPDLYHLPGDGLVQIDSALGRHTDPTRHLAIADDHCRLFYGMNHFELMRDERVFGWITDYLTQQHAERFCSN, from the coding sequence ATGGCAAATCAATATCATCTACTACCCAAAGATCTGGCCGCCCTGAATCAATTGGTGGCGGATGGCATTGTCGGCATGACGGATGTGGTTGAAGCCATGCATTGCGCCATCTCTCCGGCGCAATCGCTTCGATCTACGCCGTCGACAAATGCGTCCGGCATCACGGGGCTGGTTTACCACTCCGTGCGTGGGGTGAGCCGTCTGGTGGCAGGTGCAATCAATGTCCTTGCCCATCCGATTGCTCGTTATCTACCCGAACCCGCATCTAGCTATCAACGTGAAGCCGTGGTGGCCGCGATGAATGGCGTGCTGGGCGATCATCTCGACGCAACCGGCAATTCGCTGGCAATCACGATGCAGCTTCGTGCAAATGGCGTAGTGATAAGCGATTTTGCAGGTTTGAACGATCATCTCATGGTGTTCATTCATGGCTTGTGCATGAACGATCTGGCCTGGCCCCGAGATACGCACTGTGCGGCTCTTGCAGCTGCCTGCGGCGCTTCCCCGTTATATTTGCACTACAACACGGGTCGGCACATATCTAGTAATGGCCAAGCGTTCGCATCCTTGCTTGAGGCGCTGACGAAGCATGGGCGCCCGCCAGTCAAACGCATTACGCTGGTCGGCCACAGTATGGGAGGGTTGGTCGCCAGAAGTGCCGTATATGCGGCTAGAGTCCAAGCGTTCATCTGGCCTGAATTGCTGAGCAATATGGTGTTTCTGGGCACGCCCCACCATGGTGCTCCGCTAGAACGGGGTGGCAACTGGATTGATCTGCTGCTGGGCCGCTTTGCCTATACCGCCCCTCTGGCGAGACTCGGGCAACTGCGAAGCGCAGGCATCACCGACCTCCGTCATGGAAACCTCTTGGATGTGGACTGGCAGGGCGCTGGCCGGTTTGAACACGCGCACGATCAGCGTCAACCTGTACCATTACCTGAAGGCGCTGATTGCGTTGCGATTGCGGCTACACTTGGTCGTGAAAACTCACCCGATCTCTATCATTTACCGGGCGATGGACTGGTACAGATTGATAGTGCTTTGGGCAGGCATACCGACCCGACCAGGCATCTGGCAATAGCGGATGATCATTGCCGTCTGTTTTATGGCATGAACCATTTTGAGCTGATGCGGGATGAGCGGGTGTTTGGGTGGATAACAGATTATCTCACACAACAGCATGCAGAGCGGTTTTGCTCAAATTGA
- a CDS encoding oxalate:formate antiporter, which translates to MMSRHLKGLVLWLLVLAPLTWGIKQTIIKTLALFG; encoded by the coding sequence ATGATGAGTCGACATCTCAAAGGACTGGTCTTGTGGCTGCTGGTACTCGCCCCGCTCACATGGGGCATCAAGCAAACCATCATCAAGACACTGGCTTTATTTGGCTGA